In Brassica napus cultivar Da-Ae chromosome A3, Da-Ae, whole genome shotgun sequence, the sequence aacatgcgcaagtttactgtttgaataataaggaaagtttttaatatttggcttagttctaaatcttgcccaatgCTAAACTAAATCGGcaatagttttgggcttgtctacataagcgattgattaaaataaatgaaaaataaaattcaaaaaaatcgaccaatagaattaaaacaatttttctgAGAAGCTCTATATTAATGCCAtgtcagcagaaatcactaaagtgacttctcttttaatgtataaGAAGATTGTATATGtgtcgtaattctttatttaggtgaataatattatttttccataaataataaacaaacatttatgtagacatattaaaagaaaatataaaaaatcaaaatattatccataaataatataaattatgaagtagatttctcgataaagaaagcaaattcaattagaaacgtgcaaaaaattaaataaattttgtaagcaatttgacgggttaacattatttgatagatttaaatttctaaattttattgaacatgaaataatattaaattgacgtaccgtcatcggtctcctaactcatcacaacccatctggcaaatacaaaaataaataattgtaacagtttatattttaaaatttgtatttgaaaaaagtagattaaaattacgtaccgAGAATAcggaatattttgaaaaatttgtttgtagacaacattcaatgTTTTTGTCTTCGTCTTCCCTTCTTTACgagttattaggatttttaatccagatctcgacttaactcttgaaattgcaactttgccttgcattttgtacgcatgttataaattattataaaattctgataaatttattctttaaacaacgataaataatttaaaaataatattaataaacatttttggattttgtaatatttaaaatagttattatataattatattcgaacacggttcatcaagtagaggataaaactattataattatcttatataaaatttcgttcattttattttataggttataaatattaaaagtaataaataaaacattattagtctatcaataatttcgagaatagtttccataaattgttatttgtaatattcattagattatatggcaagtgatgttaaacgtcaataagttaaacaattcttccatatttggaaaacatatatatatatatatatatatatatatatatatataacaatgacaAATTAAATGGTAGATTATGTAAACACCTATTGGCTACCAGCGTGAGTTAGAACACCGccgtatttaagaatcataaggGCTTCTACAGGTCTTTATTCTTCGCCTTCACCATCCCATTTCAGCGGCTTCAGTTGAACCTTCCTGTATATCCCTGAGAAATTTCCTCCATGCGCCATTCCAAAAGGTTCTCTGCTGTGAGAAAATGAcctcatgaattaaataaaaaatgcataatgctagcttacttataagatagtatattcaacaaaaaaaaataatataagatactattactaaatgatactatgtaatactttcccggacaatattcaacaaagagagagaaagtactaaagaacctcttcaagaactgCTTTAACTTGGCGAAACTTCTCAGCATGTTCAATCAAGGTTTTCTGGATCACTATCACTCTCACGACCTggtctacatataaaaaaaggaagaccaTATTGTCGTTACCAGTATTCAACACATGGAAAAGGTAGACCAGACATGCTTTTTGGAGACAAGATACAAAGAGTTGAGTTCAGAGTTCTAAAGATGAGGagcctttgcgtctaaacacatttttcttagcacacaagcagcattgtcgtaataccttaatagtatgagaggagagatttgtgaataatactttaaagaatgaaaagataatgtttgtattttaagaccttgggtgtctcctatatatatacagtcgatttattctcatattaatgattttaatattttgcacaataaataataaaatcgtttaaagaaagatattaaatgtgtattgtcaaaaaatgatttgcatatgatatgattttaacttgcgcaagtaatccatattagaaaggtaagttattaaaaacaaacaacctaattagaaacattaaaatattttgtaagcaatataataaatatgatatcaacatgcgcaagtttaccgtttgaataataaagaaagtttttaatatttgtcttaattctaaatcttgcccaagggtaaactaaatcgataaaatttaatgatttcaacttgcgcaagtaatccatattgtgaataagtgatttgcatatttaatgatttcaacttgcgcaagtaatctatattagaaaggtaagttattaaaaacaaatattgtcaataagttatttgcatatttaatgatttcaacttgcgcaagtaatctatattagaaaggtaagttattaaaaacaaattttgtcaataagttatttgcatatttaatgattttaacttgcgcaagtaatccatattagaaaggtaagttattaaaaacaaacaacctaattagtaggggtgggcactttacccgatatccgaagtggcaccagaacccgatccgaaaatgcatgtcaagttttttatttaaaaaattaaaaaaaaattacatccaaatatttttaaaaaataactaaattaatgcctttttagttttaaatttttatgtctaaatctattaaccattcaatctattaaaaataaaaaattagttaactgaaagttatatttttaaatataagaaacttgagaaatgaaaattttaattttttttttcaaatctaaatATCCAAATCCGATCTGAAATAactgaatccgaactaaaaatacccgaacccaaCCCGAAGTACATAAATACCCGAAcaggttctacacctctatatcgaaatactcgaaaatccaaaatacccgacccgaacccgaatgggtacccgaacgcccacccctactaattagaaacattataatattttctaagcaaatgtaattaatatgatatcaacatgcgcaagtttactgtttgaataataaggaaagtttttaatatttggcttagttctaaatcttgcccaatgCTAAACTAAATCGGcaatagttttgggcttgtctacataagcgattgattaaaataaatgaaaaataaaattcaaaaaatcgaccaatagaattaaaacaatttttctgAGAAGCTCTATATTAATGCCAtgtcagcagaaatcactaaagtgacttctcttttaatgtataaGAAGATTGTATATGtgtcgtaattctttatttaggtgaataatattatttttccataaataataaacaaacatttatgtagacatattaaaagaaaatataaaaaatcaaaatattatccataaataatataaattatgaagtagatttctcgataaagaaagcaaattcaattagaaacgtgcaaaaaattaaataaattttgtaagcaatttgacgggttaacattatttgatagatttaaatttctaaattttattgaacatgaaataatattaaattgacgtaccgtcatcggtctcctaactcatcacaacccatctggcaaatacaaaaataaataattgtaacagtttatattttaaaatttgtatttgaaaaaagtagattaaaattacgtaccgAGAATAcggaatattttgaaaaatttgtttgtagacaacattcaatgTTTTTGTCTTCGTCTTCCCTTCTTTACgagttattaggatttttaatccagatctcgacttaactcttgaaattgcaactttgccttgcattttgtacgcatgttataaattattataaaattctgataaatttattctttaaacaacgataaataatttaaaaataatattaataaacatttttggattttgtaatatttaaaatagttattatataattatattcgaacacggttcatcaagtagaggataaaactattataattatcttatataaaatttcgttcattttattttataggttataaatattaaaagtaataaataaaacattattagtctatcaataatttcgagaatagtttccataaattgttatttgtaatattcattAGATTATATCCACTCCAACCTGCTTCAATAGAAACTATCATGGTGCGCCTTGCGCAGCAAGACGCAGCCCAGAAAGCGACGACCGACCAAATCGCGGCGCTCGCGAAGATCTTAGCTCCCCTCGCTGCGAACGTGGAAGCCTCGACGGCGCAATACCGAAGAAATCTGTTTAGCACAAAGAGAGCAACTGGAGCAGCACCAACGCAGACTGCCAACCAAGATGTCGTCGATGATGACGTGGCCCAAACCCCCGCAGGTCTTGATACGCAGACGATAAACGAGCTCGCCGTGTTGAAACAGTCGGTGCTGGATATAAACTCCAAGATTCATCATGTCACCACGTCCGCTCCTCAGATCGAGCGAGTCCTAGCAGAATCTCTCCGGATGCCATTCACCGAGAAGATAACGAAGATCCGCCTCCGAAAGATGGAAAAGCTCAACCTTCCAACCTTCGACGGTGTATCCGACCCTTCTGCTCACGTCACATCCTTCAATATCGCGATGCGAGGCACGAACCTCTCTGATGAGGAAAAAGACGCCGGCTTTTGTCAACTTttcgtcgaaaccctagaaggcATCGCTCTTAACTGGTTCACCGGTTTTCAGGAGAACTCCGTTGATAGTTTTCACTACCTCTCGACGGCTTTCCTCAAAAATTACATCATGTTCACTCGACAAGAAGCCACCGCCACGGATCTTTGGAACCTCAACCACGCAAACGGGCAGAGCTTGAGATATTTTATGGAAAAGTTCAAATCCATTGTCTCGAAAGTCGAAGTACCAGACTATATAGCCGTGGAGTCGTTGATGAACACCCTCCACATTAAGTCACCATTTCAGGCTGATATTTACCGACACCCAACGAGGTCAGTACCGGATGCCATCGCTCGATCCAATAAATTCATTCGGATGGAGGAGGATACTAAGGCTAAGGCGGCTAAAGAAGCAGCGGGGAAACAGACTCCCGCCCGGACAAATGACGCTCGTCACGAACCGCGCCAACATTCAACAGGTGGCAAGCCTAACCAGAAGAAAGGTTATATGAACGCTATAGACGAAAGCAAACCATCAGGCTCCGCCACAGTAGTGCGAGAGAAGGGGTGGAATCATTGGGATTGAGATACCAGTCAGCAAAAGTCTAGTTCCCCCGAACCAACAAGCTCGAATGCCGTCGAGCCGAGTAAATGGTGTTCCTATCATGAGGTCAAATCACATGATACGAAGGATTGCAAAGTCTTATACGGacactgttggggtcaaaatcggtcacgacggaattaatgtctgaaagtccgtaaaaatcggcatgaacgtttttaagaaaagtaatcttcgtagaGAAAtatttacgaagagccttgcggtaaaatcttgttcaaatctcaatcgaaccactaaataccgattgtccgaaggcaaaaGACACGTATCGAAACCAGCCAGGGACGAGCTCGAGTATGCGATCGGACCATGGACAAGCCAAGCACAATCGCTACGCAgcaaccaagcatgcacactgctcggtcgctacatagcgactgagctctagccaagctcggtcgttacgtagcgaccaagcttgagCCAAGCTTGGtacatagtgaccgagcacGTGCACGCTTCGATCGTTACAAAGCGATCGAGCTTtcccgaaacgtcgatacgacacggaTCCATGCATTCTTGTCTACTCTTTAATACTATCTCCCGATCACcgtagcaaacccatttcatgtttctcgtcatttgaattcatcaatcgaactttacgataaaaaccacgaaaagtttgtttttatcaataaacagccgtaataaacgtttcgagtcaaaagacggcccaaagagacctaagacgtgactcgaagcccacttacgatttcttaaccaaagcccataaaccataggacggtttatgcttggttcgcaaggaaagataaatatcaagattttgcggataaatacgaagttttcgaagataataacgaagatcgggaaaaatggaatattttcatttttaagctatgacggcttaagggcagaaggggaaaagcgtaaaccgacctaggagcgagtatataaggagtcctaggcgagaggcacgggGAGGGACATTTTTAGACTCAGAAGTCTCcacacttagaaactttaggctttattctcgacaagttcggtttctatgactggcactcaattactagacgaactcgcccagccagttcgatctcttgtccagctctattaattgaactacgttcggcttgatcctcgaaaagggtacgtaggcagcctttaacaaggttcagtccgaaatcaatcaaaaaccatttctgtatctttttcgtcttttttttatcgagctgcgactcaactaggtttgagcttttaggccgctagaacaaaataactcgctgacagcctttgcggccaaagcttttatgatctcttgtaatgatcgcaacgatcttacgcggactcgaaataagaccTACTGTTTTCTCTCTAAGGGAAatgataaatcttatcaaaccccgtaagtttgtctccctaccgaacaaaagaaatttcAATGCATATGGGtcttaccaaaacacgttttccgaaacgttttcggaagggtaaaacttgttctcccaaaaaaaccacagaaaaccctaggttaatcgcggaaaaaggaagcgcagcaaatcgattacacggctcagtcgctacgtagcgatcaagCTCTAGCCAatctcggtcgctaagtagcgaccgagcacgcacacagctcggtcgctacgtagcgaccaagcacgtacacagctcggtccctacgtagcgaccgagaacacacacagctcggtcgctacgaagcgacagagcacgcacacagctcgttcgctacgtagcgacggagcacgcacacagctcggtcgctttgtagcgaccgagcacgcacacggctcggtcgctacgtagcgaccgagcacgcacacagctcggtcgctacgtagcgaccgagcgcgcacacagcttggtcgctacgtagcgaccgagcgcgcacacagctcggtcgctacgtagcgaccttgCACACACACAGCTCGGTCTACGTAGCACCGAGCACGCAcaatgctcggtcgctacgtagcgaccaagcactcacacagctcggtcgctacgtagcgaccgagcacgaacacagctcggtcgctacgcccacggctcggtcgctacgtagcgaccgagctcaagccaactttccactcgctacgtagcgacctgttagGCCTCActaaggtcctcctttgcgttctcgtttaaatcctcatcgaaacgattttcgtttcgtctcaatcggagtttccgttgagattttacgacgaaaacaagtaggactctttttggcttgcttccactcgctacgtagcgacctgtcagaccgtcactcgctacatagcgacctgtcaggcctcagaaaggtcctcctttgggttctctttgaATCCTTATCGAAatgctttttgtttcgtctcaatcggagtttccgttgagattttacgacgaaaacaagtaggactcttctcggcttgcttccactcgctacgtagcgacctgtcagaacgtcactcgctacatagcgacctgtcaggcctcagaaaggtcctcctttgggttctcttttgaaccCTCATCGAAATTcgtttcgtttcgtctcaatcggagtttccgttgagatttaacgacgaaaacaagtatgactcttctcggcttgcttccactcactacgtagcgacctgtcagaccgtcactcgctacatagcaacctgttaggcctcagaaaggtcctccttggCGTTCtcgtttgaatcctcatcgaaacgcttttcgtttcgtctcaatcggagtttccgttgagattttacgacgaaaacaagtaggacttttcttggcttgcttccactcgctatgtagcgacctgtcagaccgtcactcgctacatagcaatctgtcaggcctcagaaatgTCCTCCTTTGGgatctcttttgaatcctcatcgaaattcatttcgtttcgtctcaatcggagtttctgttgagattttacgacgaaaacaagtagaactcttctcggcttgcttccactcgctacgtagcgaccgagcacgcacacagctcggtccctacgtagcgaccgagaacacacacagctcggtcgctacgaagcgaccgagcacgcacacagctcgttcgctacgtagcgacggagcacgcacacagctcggtcgctttgtagcaaccgagcacgcacacggctcagtcgctatgtagcgaccgagcacgcacacagctcggtcgctacatagcgaccgagcgcgcacacagcttggtcgctacgtagcgaccgagcgcgcacACAGctgggtcgctacgtagcgaccgagcgcgcacacagctcggtcgctacgtagcgacctagcacacacacagctcggtctacgtagcgaccgagcacgcacaatgctcggtcgctacgtagcgaccaagcactcacacagctcggtcgctacgtagcgaccgagcacgaacacagctcggtcgctacgcccacggctcggtcgctacgtagcgaccgagctcaagctaactttccactcgctacgtagcgacctgttagGCCTCACAAAGGTCCTTCTTTGCGTTCTCGTTtaaatcctcatcgaaacgcttttcgtttcgtctcaatcggagtttccgttgagattttacgacgaaaacaagtaggaatctttttggcttgcttccactcgctatgtagcgacctgtcagaccgtcactcgctacatagcgacctctcaggcctcagaaaggtcctcctttgggttctctttgaATCCTTATCGAAATgttttttgtttcgtctcaatcggagtttccgttgagattttacgatgaaaacaagtaggactcttctcggcttgcttccactcgctacatagcgacctgtcaggcctcagaaaggtcctactttgggttctcttttgaaccCTCATCGAAATTcgtttcgtttcgtctcaatcggagtttccgttgagatttaacgacgaaaacaagtatgactcttctcggcttgcttccactcactacgtagcgacctgtcagaccgtcactcgctacatagcgacctgttaGGCCTCACAAAGGTCCTCCTTGGCGTTCtcgtttgaatcctcatcgaaacgcttttcgtttcgtctcaatcggagtttccgttgagattttacgacgaaaacaagtaggacttttcttggcttgcttccactcgctacgtagcgacctgtcagaccgtcactcgctacatagcgacctgtcaggcctcagaaatgtcctcctttgggttctcttttgaatcctcatcgaaattcgtttcgtttcgtctcaatcggagtttttgttgagattttacgacgaaaacaagtagaactcttctcggcttgcttccactcgctacgtagcgacctgtcagaccgtcactcgctacatagcgacctgtcatgcctcagaaaggtcctcctttgggttctcttttgaaccCTCATCGAAATTCTTTtcatttcgtctcaatcggagtttccgttgagattttacgacgaaaacaagtaggactcttctcagcttgcttccactcgctacgtagcgacctgtcagaccgtcactcgctacatagcgacatgtcaggcctcagaaaggtcctcctttgggttctcttttgaaccCTCATCGAAATTcgtttcgtttcgtctcaatcggagtttccgttgagattttacgacgaaaacaagtatgactcttctcggcttgcttccactcactacgtagcgacctgtcagaccgtcactcgctacatagcgacctgtgaggcctcagaaaggtcctccttggCGTTCtcgtttgaatc encodes:
- the LOC106417443 gene encoding uncharacterized protein LOC106417443, which produces MVRLAQQDAAQKATTDQIAALAKILAPLAANVEASTAQYRRNLFSTKRATGAAPTQTANQDVVDDDVAQTPAGLDTQTINELAVLKQSVLDINSKIHHVTTSAPQIERVLAESLRMPFTEKITKIRLRKMEKLNLPTFDGVSDPSAHVTSFNIAMRGTNLSDEEKDAGFCQLFVETLEGIALNWFTGFQENSVDSFHYLSTAFLKNYIMFTRQEATATDLWNLNHANGQSLRYFMEKFKSIVSKVEVPDYIAVESLMNTLHIKSPFQADIYRHPTRSVPDAIARSNKFIRMEEDTKAKAAKEAAGKQTPARTNDARHEPRQHSTGGKPNQKKGYMNAIDESKPSGSATVVREKGWNHWD